Proteins encoded by one window of Sphaerodactylus townsendi isolate TG3544 linkage group LG04, MPM_Stown_v2.3, whole genome shotgun sequence:
- the TCEANC gene encoding transcription elongation factor A N-terminal and central domain-containing protein translates to MRLKETPALLGSGFEMSNKAIIMTRAACIEKLLSEKNYQNISSHLVYLETIDMTVNCLQETDIAKAVYRVLKNCPSVVVKNKTKHLLSKWKTLYKNHRQSEQATPVLSDHRPESSEHFKVSLEDANSSDRLAQNEILGTTSSPRCLPSENHSKYTGITEQKDHMIQPILLEHTRPINEASSLEDPMATMRYKCTKLLYEALIDSSASNEDTERHRNIAKDIEQCIFELYAKNDKKYKNCIRSKVSNLKNPKNSHLKRSLFAGTLNPKAFANMSVLEMAPDDLKQLRASYTESSVREHQLPQIANGTHTNKIKCRRCEKFDCSVTVISRGVLFLPSWVRNANADEQMMTYVICNGCGEQWYHSGWICL, encoded by the coding sequence GATTTGAAATGTCTAACAAGGCAATTATTATGACTAGAGCTGCTTGTATAGAGAAACTGCTATCTGAAAAAAATTACCAAAATATTAGCAGTCATCTTGTGTACCTTGAAACTATTGATATGACTGTAAACTGCCTCCAGGAAACTGACATTGCCAAAGCTGTGTACAGAGTCCTAAAGAACTGCCCCTCTGTGGTAGTAAAAAACAAGACAAAGCATTTACTTTCGAAGTGGAAAACCCTTTACAAGAATCATCGTCAATCAGAACAAGCTACGCCTGTGTTGTCTGATCATAGACCAGAGAGTTCTGAACACTTTAAAGTGTCTCTGGAGGATGCAAACTCTTCTGACAGACTAGCTCAAAATGAAATATTAGGCACCACCAGTTCCCCACGTTGCTTGCCGTCAGAAAACCACTCGAAATATACAGGAATTACAGAGCAAAAGGATCATATGATCCAACCCATCCTTCTGGAACACACTAGGCCCATTAATGAAGCAAGTTCTCTTGAAGATCCCATGGCAACTATGAGATATAAATGCACAAAACTTCTTTATGAAGCTTTGATTGACTCTTCAGCAAGTAATGAAGATACTGAACGGCATCGTAACATAGCTAAAGACATTGAACAATGTATTTTTGAACTTTATgctaaaaatgataaaaaatacaaaaactgcaTCCGAAGCAAAGTCTCCAACTTAAAGAATCCTAAAAATTCTCACTTAAAACGCAGCCTTTTTGCAGGGACTCTGAATCCAAAGGCATTTGCGAATATGTCTGTGTTGGAAATGGCACCTGATGACTTAAAGCAGCTCAGAGCTTCATACACAGAATCATCCGTTCGTGAACATCAGCTCCCCCAGATTGCTAATGGTACTCATACCAACAAGATAAAATGTAGACGGTGTGAAAAATTTGATTGCTCTGTTACTGTGATTTCCAGGGGAGTCCTTTTCCTTCCTAGTTGGGTGAGAAATGCAAATGCAGATGAACAAATGATGACTTATGTAATTTGTAATGGGTGTGGAGAGCAATGGTACCACAGCGGGTGGATTTGTTTGTGA